In Mus caroli chromosome 9, CAROLI_EIJ_v1.1, whole genome shotgun sequence, a single window of DNA contains:
- the LOC110302206 gene encoding IQ domain-containing protein F1 isoform X2, translating into MSKKNQELSEKDQVVKIQAWWRGTLVRRSLLHAALSAWIIQCWWRLILPKIMEKRRQSMLDTFQQEQWAVVRLQSWIRMWRIRRRYCRLLKAVRTIQSHWRCHTCSSRGVIKGQYRISTSQMHLELEVLLGSGPYIVTECIPLPIKQ; encoded by the exons ATG TCCAAGAAAAACCAGGAGCTTTCTGAAAAGGACCAAGTTGTAAAGATCCAAGCTTGGTGGCGCGGTACACTGGTACGTCGGTCGCTGTTGCACGCAGCCCTCAGTGCCTGGATCATTCAATGCTGGTGGCGGTTGATACTGCCAAAGATTATGGAGAAGAGGCGGCAGTCCATGCTGGATACCTTCCAACAGGAGCAGTGGGCAGTCGTCAGGTTGCAGTCCTGGATCCGCATGTGGCGTATCCGCAGGCGTTACTGCCGGTTGCTTAAGGCTGTCCGGACCATCCAGTCCCACTGGAGATGTCATACTTGCTCTTCACGGGGTGTCATCAAGGGCCAATACCGAATTTCGACCAGCCAGATGCATCTTGAGCTGGAGGTCTTGCTGGGTTCGGGGCCTTATATTGTGACCGAATGTATTCCCCTCCCAATAAAACAGTGA
- the LOC110302206 gene encoding IQ domain-containing protein F1 isoform X1 gives MGEEQQKPEDLNAPTDDAPQEKQQPADLSSKTEKAESKKNQELSEKDQVVKIQAWWRGTLVRRSLLHAALSAWIIQCWWRLILPKIMEKRRQSMLDTFQQEQWAVVRLQSWIRMWRIRRRYCRLLKAVRTIQSHWRCHTCSSRGVIKGQYRISTSQMHLELEVLLGSGPYIVTECIPLPIKQ, from the exons ATG GGTGAGGAGCAGCAGAAGCCTGAAGACCTTAATGCACCTACTGACGATGCTCctcaggagaagcagcagccagcTGATCTATCCTCAaaaacagagaaggcagag TCCAAGAAAAACCAGGAGCTTTCTGAAAAGGACCAAGTTGTAAAGATCCAAGCTTGGTGGCGCGGTACACTGGTACGTCGGTCGCTGTTGCACGCAGCCCTCAGTGCCTGGATCATTCAATGCTGGTGGCGGTTGATACTGCCAAAGATTATGGAGAAGAGGCGGCAGTCCATGCTGGATACCTTCCAACAGGAGCAGTGGGCAGTCGTCAGGTTGCAGTCCTGGATCCGCATGTGGCGTATCCGCAGGCGTTACTGCCGGTTGCTTAAGGCTGTCCGGACCATCCAGTCCCACTGGAGATGTCATACTTGCTCTTCACGGGGTGTCATCAAGGGCCAATACCGAATTTCGACCAGCCAGATGCATCTTGAGCTGGAGGTCTTGCTGGGTTCGGGGCCTTATATTGTGACCGAATGTATTCCCCTCCCAATAAAACAGTGA